Genomic window (Rosa chinensis cultivar Old Blush chromosome 6, RchiOBHm-V2, whole genome shotgun sequence):
AAATTAGGTTGGATCACTATCTTGGATTGAGAAAGAGTTGGCTTAGGCTATTTGTAATTTACCTATTTGCTGTTTCATACAGGTTTTGAGGAAAAGATTTATATAGCATCATCGAGTTGGTTTCCTCCACCCAAAAGAAGAAGCTCAGTGTGTGTTATACGACAAAGGTACCAGCTACtttattcattttcttatagcttcctttttttctttgtctgtTGTTGATGGTTATGTTTTCTTATCACTGCTTTAGTTTCTTGTTATTGCATTGGGGTTGGTACTAAAGCTTGGGCTGTAAATTTTTGGCTTTTTATCTGTGCTAGATGGCTGTTTGGAATAATAGTTTAGTAGATGTTTTTTGTGACTTATGTATCAAGGAGGTGGATAACAATAATCGTCCACATACTCATTTTAATCCGGAGGGATGGATGAATATAATCAATAATTTTTCTAAAGAAACGGGCAAAGAATATACTAGAAaacaactgaaaaataaatgggATTCCCTCAAAGATCATTGGAAATTATGGAAAGAATTGAAGGGAAAAGAGACCGGTCTTGGGTGGGATCACAGGCGTCAAACTATAGATGCATCCGATGAGTGGTGGCGCCTCAAGATTGAGGTATgtaaatcaatttaattattttgGTTAACAATTTTACTTCATTTGAGATACATTGAACATCgtgtgatttatttatttatttttttgtccagAAAAACAAGGAATATGGAAAGTTAAAGAAAAAGGGAATTGCACCCTATTTTGAAGACAAGTTGGATAAGATGTTCATGGGTATTTCAGCCACTGGTCAGCATGCATATTCACCATCTTCTGCACTACCTATCCCTAGAAGTCCATAGCAAGGTAACAATGAGGTGAACCTTGAAGGTAGTGGTGACTCTGAGGACAATGATGATTTGGCCCCCACTCtgcctaaaagaaaaagaaatgagagAGCTGAGAAAGGTAAAGGAGTagtaccaaaaaaagaaaaggtgggaGGTGTTGTTCATTTGGCTAAACAAATTAATCGAATGTGTGAGGCAATTGAGAGTAGGAGCACAGCAACTTCCATGATCAATAAAAGTGTAGAAGGTGGAGGCACCAGTATTAAGGACGTGATGAAGGATGTCACCTCATTGCCTGGTATCGAGCAGGGTAATAGGTTGTGGTTTTTTGCCACTCGACTGTTTTTAAGTccagagaagagagagatgtaTTTCACTATGGAAGATCCTAACGTGAAGTTGGAGTGGTTGAAATTTGAGATGAACGAAAAATAAGCTTATCTTGTCTTTGGTAAGCCTATGTTATGTTTGAAGTTTTatgtttgttgtttgtttcagcattgtttttaattatgagaatTGAATTTGATTATATGTTTTTCATCATGTGGATTATAAAAATggaatttggtgaattttgttCATTACTGCTTGTTAATGATTTAGTTTATATTTATCATATTTATAAAATCAGTCATTTAAATTTGCAGGTTTTGGATTGAAATATGAACAATTCGGAAGTAGATGAAGTGGAGGAGGAGATATTCTTAAGAAGTGTACAATTTAATGCTCTGCTCATTCAACATTATTACATGAACTATGTTCATAAAACTCCTTGCATGGTATCTTCTCAAACAGGTAATAAGTGGATAATGGAAGTATTACAAGGGAATGACAGTCGGTATTACAATGCCTTTAGAATGCAAAAGGAAGTATTTTATCGTTTATGTAGTGATTTGGAAGTTAAATTTGGGGTGTTGGGTTCAAACAGAACAAGTCATATTGAAGTTATGGGAATAATGTTGTGGTGCCTAGGATAGGGATGTGGAATTAGGTCAGTAGCAGAACGATTTCAACATTCTGGTGAAACCGTTTGTAGATATTTCGGACAAGCACTAGATCATTTGTGTAAACTAGGTAAACATATAATGAAGCCTTCGGAGAATGAATTTAATGGTGTTGCACCGGAGATAATGAGGGATAACAGATACATGCCTCATTTTAAGGTATTTGTCATGCGTTACTAGTAAATTATTTCACAATTTAATTACTTATATTAATTGACAAATAACATCATTATTTACAGGATTGCATCGGCGCTATCGACGGAGTGCATATTCCCACTTCTATAGCTCCTGAAAAACAAATACCGTACATTGGTAGAAAAGGAATACGAACACAAAATGTTATGGCGGCATGTAATTTCGATATGCAATTTATCTATGTATGTGCGGGATGGGAAGAGTCTGCTCATGATACAAGAGTGTTTCTCTCGGTACTTCGAGATCCCGTAATGAATTTTCCTAAACCTCCACCAGGTAACTATATTTATTTATAGTTATTTTTAGATCAAATTTTATGATGCTTTGAATGAAGTTTTGTtaaaatttgacatttctttattttacagGAAAATATTATGTTGTAGATTCCGGATACCCTCAAATGAATGGGTTTTTGGGACCTTACAAAGGTCCAAGACAACATTTTCAACAATACCGTAGGCAAGAaccaagaaatgaaaaagagatATTTAACCAAGCACACTCTTCTCTTAGAAGCGTTATAGAATGCACATTTGGAGTTTGGAAAAAAAAGTGGAAGATTTTAAGGGACATGCAAGGTTATTCATTTGATAAGCAAGTGAAGATTGTCATTGCCACCATGACACTTCATAATTATATACGGAGACATGCACATGGTGATAGACATTTTGTCCgcagtgaagaaagagaaggttaTGGGTCAAGTGGTGAGAtagaaatggatgatgatgtagaagaagaatatcatggtcacggtgcacaagaaatggaaacaataagaaatagcattactcaaagtttgatgaATGCGCGTAATAACGTGAACATTTGATGTGAACCAGAAACCAATTGTTAttaatgttactaatatatttgtatcagttatttttaaaattgtccaatattaatcatatagtcaccatgatttataaaaattgaaagttaacaaaaattaataaggacataataaagatttaaaataataacaagagcatttgaacaacattgttTGGTATACAATtaaggcaaaataatctctcatgtccaatttggtcattccacaaacaaaaagcataaGCCAGTtttgatttaccaaacactttgtcaCTGCTTCTGCCACTGACAGctcttataaaaagccagtttaccaaacactccgcagctttgcttttcagccacttattctcagaaataagcagaagccaacTTTTCTGAAAAACCCAGCCctaccaaacatagcctatgTGGTAATGAGGCTGAAGAAAGTGAAGTTGGGGGAGCATGACAAGCTGTCGAAGAAGTTTAGGCATAAGGAAGTTCTAGTCTCTTTGTTGGGCGGGAGTAAGAATCTGGAGAATGCTGTGGCTGTGATGGAGGAATTGGTGTCGAGAAAGAAGTTGATTAAATGTGTTTCGAATTTGGATCTGGAGGAGCTGGGACTGTTGCTGGTGTTTTTGCAGAAGCACTCCACGGTGCCAAGGTACTTGAGATTGTTGATGGGGTTGACACAGATGGTTGTTGAGAGGAGGCTTAAGAAATTAGAGATTCTCAGGAGCTGAAGTTTCATGGAGGAATACGAATACAACAATCATTGCAAAAGATAAGGGAGTTCTTTCTCCATTGCTGAGGATTGCTGGAAGAAGATGAAACTTGATgttttttatgttctttttcaGAGTTTACCATGAGGCGGTATTTCTTATTTGTATACCTAAACTCCTAAAGAAACCTTGTCAAGACGACTTCAATTTTGGTTCTCTAAGAAATTCATGTTGTTTCCTTGAAAATTATCTTCTTTATATCTTTTGGAGGAATTTAGCCCCTCTTGTCCTAGAGGAGATTTCAAAAAACATGGTTATGTTTCTGGGTCTCTGGCTGTGCATTTCTCCTTTCCGGGTTTTAGGAAGAACCACTCTTGACCACATTATAACATCACTCAAAGCATGCTGCACTTTTTACCCATTGGCAATCCTGGATGATCATCTTTTGGTGACCAAGGTTACAGGTGGTCAATTTTTATCAACCAATGTCAGGTTTTGAAAAAGTACCCAAAATATGACCACGTTTTAAACAAACAGGATCGTCTTTCGCTAAATTAGTATTCTATTCGTTATGGAAAACTAACCACGTATACACTACAGTTAAAAGTGGTCGGAAGTAATTCTCAGTTATGCTCACAAAGATCCACATTTTAATTGGATCGAGTCTCAGTGTTCAACAACGCAGCCAAAATCATGAAAAGGATAAACATAAAGTGAAATTGCAATATCCTTATCCTTCACCCAGAACCTGGATTCATAAagcacaagtgtttttttttttttttcctatactAACTTCAAGCGGAATTACATGATTCTATCGTAGACTAAAAAATATGTTGCTAGGAAGCTATGTACCTTGAAATATACAATATGCAAGTAGCACTTCTAGTTTCAGGACCCTGCAGTAACGAAAAGTATGAATCAGCTTTGACCCCCCAATAGATAAATTTTATGTGCGGAGAATCCTGAATGCAGGATATTTCCAGATTCAGCCACAAACTCGCAATAAACACCAGtacaacaaaaccttccaatcAAAAATTAACTTGCTCAAAGAACTGTAATAATTCATACGCCAAATTCATCTTATATGCACaccaaaataaaaaccaaaagtATATTTCTATTTATTCTTGAATGCAGAAGTCCATAAATAGTGACAGTAGTTTCCTATATGACAGATGTGCTGACCCCATATTACTTAAAATTCCACTTTTATCAACCAGCAAACGGAAGCAATTGCAAAAGCTCAATTCACGcgagccaaaatgaaaaccaACGGAAGAAATGTACCTTATATGCATGCCAAAATGAAAACCAAAGCAAATTTCAAATTATTCTTGGATGGAGAAGTCCATAAATAGTGACAGTAGTTGAGAGTTGAGACTATATGACAGATTTACTGACCCTATATTTCTTAAAAATCCAATCAGCCAGCAAATGGAAGCAAATTCTAATGCTCACTCAGAAGTCACGCACATGCACATCACATTCTAACAGGTACCAACGAATCAAAATGTTTCTTATTCAGAAATTCCAAGGATAAAAGGAAATTCAATTCTACACCCAAATGAATTAAGTATTCCATACCTGACATCCTAGAAGCTGCTAATTTATCTTAGATCTTCTAAAAAGTATCCCGCCTACGTCTGGCCTTTGTTTCCCTCTCGTGAAACTTTCAGCGATCTCAACTTGGATGATGACCTAATTTGATTTATCAAAggaacatcttcatcatcatcatcatcatcatcctcatcttgttgttcttcttcatcttgagCATTTTCATGGTCAGATCCACTAATTGAATcctcttcttcacttgaaccaTGATCATCAAACAGCCTCTTTCCCTGTATATTACGCCTTTTCCGTGGACGACCCCTGCGCCTTACAGAGGTCCCGTCCTTTTCTTCTGCAATTATGCAACATTCAtcttaaaacaaaaaattgtatGGAGTTTAATATGCATATTTTACATGCAAAGATTATACAATCAAGACTAATTGCAATacaaaatccaactccatttTAGCTGTACCTTGGATACCTTCAATCTTTGCAAATTTTTCCCGCAAAGTCTGAACGAATGTGTGATAAGGACGCCAGCCACTGGGATCTTCATCCATATTTACATTCTCCGTTCGATTTTGAATATTGACGTTACTTCTTGCAGAAGGAAATATAAAAATTAAACTAGGAGATAATAAAAGTATTACTTGGAATGCTTCTAAAGATGATAGCTTATGTATATAAAAGAAAATGTCATACATCTCCAGAATATCAGGTGTAGGCAATTTGGACACAAAATGGAGCACAGCACCTTCCAGAAAGGACAACTGCTTTGGAGCTTCTATAAAAGCATATTCAATTCCCTCGTTAACAATTTTTAAAATGTCTGATTTGTGCCTGTTCTTGGAAGCACCTATAAATGTCCCAGAAAGCTGAGCAGCTAGTTCTTGAAACTCTAGAAAATGCTTGCTTGCTAAAGATTCATCATCACTTCTAGATAGTTCAACCATATACCGATGGTAGGCCTAGTCAATAcaggaaaataataaattatcTATATAtgcaaataaaatgaataagtGTTAAAGTAGGTTTAGCCAGTATTCATGAGTTATACCATTTTCAGTGCTTCCAAGAAAGTTTTCGGAAGATCATCATCATTCTTCTTCAGAAAAGTTATCAGATGCTTAACTATCTCCGCTACACTTGTACCATGCATCACAAATCTAGAAATAATCTCTGGACCCAGGTACTCCTGCATTAAGCATCTATTATAGGCGCACCTAGAGAAAATTGATGTATTAAATCTAACCAGAATTATAATACATTCTGGGACTTATACAAGCACACATGAGCAAGTAAATGCTAGGACATCAAAGCACAACCCACCAGACTACACATGATGGCCATTTAAGAGAACAAAATTGACTGTTTCATATATATACTAGTTACTAGTATCTTCACCTTATAAACTTTATCAGTAACAGCTAACCGTACAGCAGCCATCATGACAGTATCTCTATTTGTCTCCTCAATATACTCTTTGTTCCCATCGTCATCTTCCGTCTCATCTGTGAAAAAGAAATTGCAAAGTAAAATTAGAAAGGAAGAACATGAACATCTATTTTATCCTTAGAAAGTTGGCAAGGAAAGGAGTTGGCAATTGGTCATCTAACACCCTAAAAACGTATTTCTCTCAGATTAAAAGGCCAATCGTAAGTGAATAAGAGAGCCTGAACTCAAAATATCACTACTATGCTGTAGAGGAAATTATAAAACTTGAATACCTGAAATACTGAGCTGTTGCACACAAAGTTTCCAAAACTTCTGAAGAACCGATGCATCTGGAGAATACCCTAATTTTTCCAGCTTCGACGAAGCAAAGTTTGTCTTTTTGAACAGTCGAGACAAATCAGTGAGTATAACACAAACCTGGGACATAAAGATTAGTCAAAATATTACATTCGTTAGTTGAGAACTGAAGTTTCAAAAAGTATTGAATCTAAACCATTGCACTATCTTTGACAGAATTAAGGATGTAAATCTGTACCCAGCGAGCTAGCTGATTGCAGCGATTACCCTCCATTTCAAGACAGCTGTTAAGGATGTACTCTAGTCGCTCTAACAAAGAATCACGTTTCGCTAATATAGAAGATAAAGATGCCTCTGAGATAGTAGGACTATGTATGATGGCATGCAGAGACCATTGCACATGCATATACATGTTGAGAAGCAGAAAAGTGACAACCTGAAATGAGTATCAACAAAATAATGAGCAACTGCAACAAAGCTCAAAAGCCACAAACATAGAGCTTATCTTTTGCAAGGTCCATTTAAAACACCTGATCATCCTTGTTTGTATAGCTCTGAAGAGTTGAGACCAtatcttcatacaaactctcgATAGGCACATTTCCTGACAATAGAAGCTCATACATTCTCTTCAAATTTACAAGAAGAGGATATTCATCACCACCATCCTGCAGTTACAGTTCACATCAATTTGTTATCCTTAGAAAGTTAAGAAGGAAAAGATTATGGTTGAGAATATACCGCCACTTCTTTCATCGCAGGTTTAAGCTTATTATTTATAAGCTCATCATGAAGTTCCTTTACTAAATTACGGGCCGTATCTTTTAGCTCCCCTTGACTGTCTGTTGAACAAAGCATGATAGCATTTGCGCAAGATCTCAGCGCCTCCTTCTCACCATGTTTGAAAAATGCCTCTTTGATCAGTTGAAGGACGGTTTCGAAATTCTGAAAGCATACAGGCACTTGCTTTGAGAATAAGTTGTATAACAATATTAAATAGCATGCAAACAAAACAATCAGTACTCCACCTGCTCCTGCCTCCTCTTGGAATATAGCCCAAGATTCATGTGTAGAATAATGTCAACCAGTGATGGTATTTTTGCTTTGTCTGCCATGAACTTACGGAGAAGTAGTGGATAGTTCTTCATCATGGCAAGAGTTATATCCTGTTTGTTGTGCTCAAATACATCCTAATacaattaaaggaaagaattaAAAACTCAGTAGTCATTGTATATGTCAATTAAACGAAACACAATAAGGACAAAGAGGGCACAAACAGCGCAGTTAAGTTCAAGATCAAGATAAGCACATGATATAAGAAATAAATATTCTCCCAATGATGCACTAGCTAGCTTTGACAAAGAAAAAGCTAGAAAAATCACATAAAGTAAACTATGAAATTTAATGTTACAAAGGAGCAAAGTCAGAAGAAAATGAGCAATCAGGCAAGAACATTGGAAAAACAATAGAAGAGTACACTAGGCTTATTCAATAAGGCAGAAAACACTATATTGGTCGACAATAAGGACAAAGATTCCACTTTTAATTTAAACTGTGCTGAAAACAAAGgaaggaaatgaaaggtaaaGTGAAAAGTTACGCACTTTTTGAGCTTTAGTGTAGTATGGCTTTCGATTATCAGTAGCAGGAACTATCCTCTCTCCTACAGCCTTTTTGACAGATGCAGAAAGAAGCCGTACCAAGTTTGTTGCATCCTCATCAGTAAGCTCAATCAGTGGATTCTCATCCAAGAGCATGGAGATAATACACTTCCAATCCTACAAGTAAAATATGAAAAATTATCCTAAGATAAgaaacaataacaataaaaagAGGGTTGATAATATGCACATTCAATTCCATTTTTACATTTTATTCTTGGGATTGATTTGTGAATGTTATTTGGCCAGCTAGCGCTTTCAATTCAGCTTGGAGGTTGACCCTTCCAATTTTTAAAGACTAACATATTGTCCATAACAACTTAAGATACTGGAAATAACAATAAGCACATTCAGCCCATTTTCACTCTTCCAATCCTAAGTTCTATTTATAAAACATGATGGCCACCTGGACTTTGTTGATTTAGTTTTAAGTGCAATCCACCTAGACCAGGCTCAGGAAGTAAGTATCTACTGGCCCTCACTCTAAATGCACTTTATTTTCTAGAGTATACATCATAATGTCGATCAAAAGATAATTCAAACAGACTTTTTTAGAGATAGTAGCCACTTTccaacataaaaagaaaaaaaaagggttaattTGCATAAAAAGTTCAAAGTATTAAAACCTATGAAAGGACGGACACATTTTAGAGTGAAGTTCTAAGTATGAAAGAATGGTTAGCAATAATACCTTTCGTTTATAGACTTGAAATATAAGAATAAAACTTGGGTGTACTGTTTTCATAGTTTTTAAAAGTAACAAACCTTCATGGCATTCATGTACTCCCAAACATCATCAATTACATAAACGCTAAGAATTGGATCTGCAGAGAACTCTCTTAGAATTTGCAACATTCTGCCAAGCTGGACCTCAGAAGAATTGTTCTCAACACCTAGAAAGAGTATTATCATGAACAAAAGTACTTCAAAACTCCAGCAATGAACATCATCAACGACATAACATACAACAGATTCTATAGAAAAGAGAAACCTTTTGCACCAGACTGGGAACTAATGAACTTCTGAGAAATCAAGTGTTCATACACTAATGCCCCTATAGCATGCCTGATCTCTGCTGGATCATCAATAAGCAAATCATATAGAGGACCTAAGTCATCATCTGGTAGAAGCTGATGTCTGCAGCATAAGAAAACCAATGAGCCTTTGAcaaagcccaaaaaaaaaagggaccctTTGCAAAAATACCTACAAAATCACCAATTTAATATTGAAGTAAAAGTTTCCCAAAACAGGCATTTACCTTAAAAGCTGTTTAACAAGGCCAATGGCAGATACAGCCACAGAAATATCAATGTCATCAGCAAGCTCAATCATCCGAGTAGAAAATCTTTCAGTGAATAGGCCCAGAGTCGGCACATTATCATCAACCTCATAAAGATTTTGTAATGCAAGCACAGATGCTTTTCTTACACCAGCATTCTTAGAATcagtaaaagagaaaaataaatgaGGTCTGGCTAGATCATTAGCAGAAATCTAAAGGAAATGAATTCACGAATTTGTCTGTAAGCTCAAACTTACTTTGTCATTCAATGTCCATCCAAGATACTTCAAGTATAAATCCTGCAAGAACATTGATGGATATGACAAAATCCACACGCCGAGTGCCTCTATACACGACGTCCGAATATTTGGTTCAATGTCTCGGTAGCGATGCACAAATAACCTATACATTAGTCAGTAAAATTAGAATTATAGGATTAATCATCAAACatgaatttcatcaaatcaGATTAGTATCCTCTACTTATTACTAACAAATCTAAGTCAGAATGTCCTACCCTTGAAATATATTGCGCATCATCTGCTCTAATATAGTTATGTTTTCATGAGTCATCGAGAACCTCTTGTTCAGTGACTCCACACGAGGTCC
Coding sequences:
- the LOC112172769 gene encoding sister-chromatid cohesion protein 3 isoform X4: MEEPATGGRPKRTRAQTRTTTENNASDASEHVDRESSPDDFEAPRPKAKRGRPPSGSTAAPPKASALTLIEVVKGNGKLIPQAVKLWVERYEKDAKPATVELLTMLFEACGAKYHIKEELLDETNVDDVVVALVELARSGNVDDYQSSKKEFKNMKDNLQSFWDKLVCECQHGPLFDQILFEKCMGYIIALSCTPPRVYRQTATLMGLQLVTSFITVAKTLGVQRETTRRQLEAEKKKQSEGPRVESLNKRFSMTHENITILEQMMRNIFQGLFVHRYRDIEPNIRTSCIEALGVWILSYPSMFLQDLYLKYLGWTLNDKNAGVRKASVLALQNLYEVDDNVPTLGLFTERFSTRMIELADDIDISVAVSAIGLVKQLLRHQLLPDDDLGPLYDLLIDDPAEIRHAIGALVYEHLISQKFISSQSGAKGVENNSSEVQLGRMLQILREFSADPILSVYVIDDVWEYMNAMKDWKCIISMLLDENPLIELTDEDATNLVRLLSASVKKAVGERIVPATDNRKPYYTKAQKDVFEHNKQDITLAMMKNYPLLLRKFMADKAKIPSLVDIILHMNLGLYSKRRQEQNFETVLQLIKEAFFKHGEKEALRSCANAIMLCSTDSQGELKDTARNLVKELHDELINNKLKPAMKEVADGGDEYPLLVNLKRMYELLLSGNVPIESLYEDMVSTLQSYTNKDDQVVTFLLLNMYMHVQWSLHAIIHSPTISEASLSSILAKRDSLLERLEYILNSCLEMEGNRCNQLARWVCVILTDLSRLFKKTNFASSKLEKLGYSPDASVLQKFWKLCVQQLSISDETEDDDGNKEYIEETNRDTVMMAAVRLAVTDKVYKEYLGPEIISRFVMHGTSVAEIVKHLITFLKKNDDDLPKTFLEALKMAYHRYMVELSRSDDESLASKHFLEFQELAAQLSGTFIGASKNRHKSDILKIVNEGIEYAFIEAPKQLSFLEGAVLHFVSKLPTPDILEINVNIQNRTENVNMDEDPSGWRPYHTFVQTLREKFAKIEEEKDGTSVRRRGRPRKRRNIQGKRLFDDHGSSEEEDSISGSDHENAQDEEEQQDEDDDDDDDEDVPLINQIRSSSKLRSLKVSREGNKGQT
- the LOC112172769 gene encoding sister-chromatid cohesion protein 3 isoform X3; the protein is MEEPATGGRPKRTRAQTRTTTENNASDASEHVDRESSPDDFEAPRPKAKRGRPPSGSTAAPPKASALTLIEVVKGNGKLIPQAVKLWVERYEKDAKPATVELLTMLFEACGAKYHIKEELLDETNVDDVVVALVELARSGNVDDYQSSKKEFKNMKDNLQSFWDKLVCECQHGPLFDQILFEKCMGYIIALSCTPPRVYRQTATLMGLQLVTSFITVAKTLGVQRETTRRQLEAEKKKQSEGPRVESLNKRFSMTHENITILEQMMRNIFQGLFVHRYRDIEPNIRTSCIEALGVWILSYPSMFLQDLYLKYLGWTLNDKNAGVRKASVLALQNLYEVDDNVPTLGLFTERFSTRMIELADDIDISVAVSAIGLVKQLLRHQLLPDDDLGPLYDLLIDDPAEIRHAIGALVYEHLISQKFISSQSGAKGVENNSSEVQLGRMLQILREFSADPILSVYVIDDVWEYMNAMKDWKCIISMLLDENPLIELTDEDATNLVRLLSASVKKAVGERIVPATDNRKPYYTKAQKDVFEHNKQDITLAMMKNYPLLLRKFMADKAKIPSLVDIILHMNLGLYSKRRQEQNFETVLQLIKEAFFKHGEKEALRSCANAIMLCSTDSQGELKDTARNLVKELHDELINNKLKPAMKEVADGGDEYPLLVNLKRMYELLLSGNVPIESLYEDMVSTLQSYTNKDDQVVTFLLLNMYMHVQWSLHAIIHSPTISEASLSSILAKRDSLLERLEYILNSCLEMEGNRCNQLARWVCVILTDLSRLFKKTNFASSKLEKLGYSPDASVLQKFWKLCVQQLSISDETEDDDGNKEYIEETNRDTVMMAAVRLAVTDKVYKEYLGPEIISRFVMHGTSVAEIVKHLITFLKKNDDDLPKTFLEALKMAYHRYMVELSRSDDESLASKHFLEFQELAAQLSGTFIGASKNRHKSDILKIVNEGIEYAFIEAPKQLSFLEGAVLHFVSKLPTPDILEISNVNIQNRTENVNMDEDPSGWRPYHTFVQTLREKFAKIEEEKDGTSVRRRGRPRKRRNIQGKRLFDDHGSSEEEDSISGSDHENAQDEEEQQDEDDDDDDDEDVPLINQIRSSSKLRSLKVSREGNKGQT
- the LOC112172769 gene encoding sister-chromatid cohesion protein 3 isoform X2, whose protein sequence is MEEPATGGRPKRTRAQTRTTTENNASDASEHVDRESSPDDFEAPRPKAKRGRPPSGSTAAPPKASALTLIEVVKGNGKLIPQAVKLWVERYEKDAKPATVELLTMLFEACGAKYHIKEELLDETNVDDVVVALVELARSGNVDDYQSSKKEFKNMKDNLQSFWDKLVCECQHGPLFDQILFEKCMGYIIALSCTPPRVYRQTATLMGLQLVTSFITVAKTLGVQRETTRRQLEAEKKKQSEGPRVESLNKRFSMTHENITILEQMMRNIFQGLFVHRYRDIEPNIRTSCIEALGVWILSYPSMFLQDLYLKYLGWTLNDKNAGVRKASVLALQNLYEVDDNVPTLGLFTERFSTRMIELADDIDISVAVSAIGLVKQLLRHQLLPDDDLGPLYDLLIDDPAEIRHAIGALVYEHLISQKFISSQSGAKGVENNSSEVQLGRMLQILREFSADPILSVYVIDDVWEYMNAMKDWKCIISMLLDENPLIELTDEDATNLVRLLSASVKKAVGERIVPATDNRKPYYTKAQKDVFEHNKQDITLAMMKNYPLLLRKFMADKAKIPSLVDIILHMNLGLYSKRRQEQNFETVLQLIKEAFFKHGEKEALRSCANAIMLCSTDSQGELKDTARNLVKELHDELINNKLKPAMKEVADGGDEYPLLVNLKRMYELLLSGNVPIESLYEDMVSTLQSYTNKDDQVVTFLLLNMYMHVQWSLHAIIHSPTISEASLSSILAKRDSLLERLEYILNSCLEMEGNRCNQLARWVCVILTDLSRLFKKTNFASSKLEKLGYSPDASVLQKFWKLCVQQLSISDETEDDDGNKEYIEETNRDTVMMAAVRLAVTDKVYKEYLGPEIISRFVMHGTSVAEIVKHLITFLKKNDDDLPKTFLEALKMAYHRYMVELSRSDDESLASKHFLEFQELAAQLSGTFIGASKNRHKSDILKIVNEGIEYAFIEAPKQLSFLEGAVLHFVSKLPTPDILEINVNIQNRTENVNMDEDPSGWRPYHTFVQTLREKFAKIEGIQEEKDGTSVRRRGRPRKRRNIQGKRLFDDHGSSEEEDSISGSDHENAQDEEEQQDEDDDDDDDEDVPLINQIRSSSKLRSLKVSREGNKGQT
- the LOC112172769 gene encoding sister-chromatid cohesion protein 3 isoform X1, coding for MEEPATGGRPKRTRAQTRTTTENNASDASEHVDRESSPDDFEAPRPKAKRGRPPSGSTAAPPKASALTLIEVVKGNGKLIPQAVKLWVERYEKDAKPATVELLTMLFEACGAKYHIKEELLDETNVDDVVVALVELARSGNVDDYQSSKKEFKNMKDNLQSFWDKLVCECQHGPLFDQILFEKCMGYIIALSCTPPRVYRQTATLMGLQLVTSFITVAKTLGVQRETTRRQLEAEKKKQSEGPRVESLNKRFSMTHENITILEQMMRNIFQGLFVHRYRDIEPNIRTSCIEALGVWILSYPSMFLQDLYLKYLGWTLNDKNAGVRKASVLALQNLYEVDDNVPTLGLFTERFSTRMIELADDIDISVAVSAIGLVKQLLRHQLLPDDDLGPLYDLLIDDPAEIRHAIGALVYEHLISQKFISSQSGAKGVENNSSEVQLGRMLQILREFSADPILSVYVIDDVWEYMNAMKDWKCIISMLLDENPLIELTDEDATNLVRLLSASVKKAVGERIVPATDNRKPYYTKAQKDVFEHNKQDITLAMMKNYPLLLRKFMADKAKIPSLVDIILHMNLGLYSKRRQEQNFETVLQLIKEAFFKHGEKEALRSCANAIMLCSTDSQGELKDTARNLVKELHDELINNKLKPAMKEVADGGDEYPLLVNLKRMYELLLSGNVPIESLYEDMVSTLQSYTNKDDQVVTFLLLNMYMHVQWSLHAIIHSPTISEASLSSILAKRDSLLERLEYILNSCLEMEGNRCNQLARWVCVILTDLSRLFKKTNFASSKLEKLGYSPDASVLQKFWKLCVQQLSISDETEDDDGNKEYIEETNRDTVMMAAVRLAVTDKVYKEYLGPEIISRFVMHGTSVAEIVKHLITFLKKNDDDLPKTFLEALKMAYHRYMVELSRSDDESLASKHFLEFQELAAQLSGTFIGASKNRHKSDILKIVNEGIEYAFIEAPKQLSFLEGAVLHFVSKLPTPDILEISNVNIQNRTENVNMDEDPSGWRPYHTFVQTLREKFAKIEGIQEEKDGTSVRRRGRPRKRRNIQGKRLFDDHGSSEEEDSISGSDHENAQDEEEQQDEDDDDDDDEDVPLINQIRSSSKLRSLKVSREGNKGQT